Below is a window of Oceanivirga salmonicida DNA.
GTACTGCTTTATAAATATTAATTACAATATTATGTAAAAATTTAACACTAAATAAGGCTCCTATACCCCATAGTATAGAGAATTTTAAACAAATATACCCCTTATAATTAAAGTGCATACCTGTATAATCCCACCATCT
It encodes the following:
- a CDS encoding putative ABC transporter permease — its product is MSIIIATLIELIAGFCLEYFFQKRWWDYTGMHFNYKGYICLKFSILWGIGALFSVKFLHNIVINIYKAV